One segment of Arvicanthis niloticus isolate mArvNil1 chromosome 5, mArvNil1.pat.X, whole genome shotgun sequence DNA contains the following:
- the Rbp7 gene encoding retinoid-binding protein 7: MPTNLSGTWNLLSSDNFEGYMLALGIDFATRKIAKLLKPQKVIEQNGDSFTIHTCSSLRNYLVTFKVGEEFEEDNKGLDNRKCMSLVTWENDKLTCVQKGEKKNRGWSHWIEGDRLYLEMFCEGQVCKQVFQRA; the protein is encoded by the exons ATGCCAACAAACCTCAGCGGTACCTGGAACCTTCTCAGCAGCGACAACTTCGAGGGCTACATGCTGGCCCTGG GTATTGACTTTGCAACTCGTAAGATTGCCAAGTTGTTGAAGCCACAGAAAGTGATCGAGCAGAATGGGGATTCCTTTACCATCCACACGTGCAGCAGCCTGAGGAACTACCTTGTTACATTCAAAGTTGGAGAAGAATTTGAGGAGGATAACAAAGGCCTGGATAACAGAAAATGCATG AGCCTGGTTACCTGGGAGAACGACAAACTTACTTGTgtgcagaaaggagagaagaaaaacagaggcTGGAGCCACTGGATCGAAGGGGACCGGCTCTACCTG GAAATGTTCTGTGAAGGCCAAGTGTGCAAACAGGTCTTCCAGAGAGCCTGA